One segment of Candidatus Nitrospira nitrosa DNA contains the following:
- a CDS encoding DUF6691 family protein — protein sequence MTLLLGLVLGAAFGAVLQLSGASSYTKIIGTLRLRDFTIMKLIMTAIGVGLIGVHVLDAVGVAHMKVKDLYVPGIVVAGLIFGVGFAVTGYCPGTALAAAAEGKPDAWMTIVGGLFGALTFAFLWPDLESSLASLGAFGPVTIHESLGINGLFIALPLGVLCLWGAVKLPEVRAT from the coding sequence ATGACATTACTCTTGGGTCTAGTCCTCGGCGCAGCATTCGGCGCGGTCCTTCAACTGTCGGGCGCCTCGAGCTACACGAAGATCATCGGTACATTGAGGCTGAGAGATTTCACGATTATGAAGCTCATCATGACCGCCATCGGCGTAGGGTTGATAGGGGTACATGTATTGGATGCGGTTGGTGTGGCCCATATGAAGGTGAAAGACCTCTACGTGCCGGGGATCGTGGTCGCAGGCTTGATCTTCGGCGTGGGGTTTGCCGTTACGGGCTATTGTCCAGGGACGGCACTGGCTGCTGCGGCGGAGGGAAAACCTGACGCGTGGATGACGATAGTCGGAGGGCTGTTCGGCGCGTTGACGTTTGCCTTCCTCTGGCCGGACCTTGAATCGTCGTTAGCCTCGCTCGGAGCATTTGGGCCGGTCACTATTCATGAATCACTCGGGATCAACGGACTCTTCATTGCGTTACCGCTCGGTGTGCTCTGCCTATGGGGGGCGGTAAAACTTCCGGAGGTAAGAGCGACATGA
- a CDS encoding c-type cytochrome translates to MRMTVQEVVLCALVAGLCGLGFSNLGVKQTEVLAKEGGDAVTGREIYVNTCILCHGIDGKGVRGLQFVPPPADLTSLAVQSRLDGALFRRIHDGKPNTVMGAWKHALSDEEIWDVLAYVRTFKIEAPGQP, encoded by the coding sequence ATGCGTATGACGGTACAAGAGGTAGTGTTGTGTGCACTGGTCGCCGGTCTGTGTGGACTGGGGTTCAGTAATCTTGGAGTTAAGCAGACCGAGGTCCTTGCCAAAGAAGGCGGTGACGCAGTCACCGGACGGGAGATTTACGTGAACACCTGTATACTCTGTCACGGAATCGACGGCAAAGGCGTACGAGGACTCCAATTCGTTCCACCTCCGGCAGACCTCACATCGCTCGCCGTCCAGAGTCGACTGGATGGGGCGTTGTTTCGCCGAATTCACGACGGCAAGCCGAACACGGTCATGGGTGCTTGGAAACATGCACTCTCGGACGAAGAAATCTGGGATGTGTTGGCCTATGTGCGCACATTTAAGATCGAGGCTCCTGGCCAACCATAA
- a CDS encoding ABC-type transport auxiliary lipoprotein family protein, with the protein MGRCEGAMISYRIAHVSCVLLVLATGGCISFRGGSEVAHTYQLNLEGAQRVMQAADGNGPVIHLSPPQAEPGFETPRMVYLKRPYELEYFATNQWADTPANMVAPLLAQSLSQSGILRDVVFLPSSVPGDYRLDVYGLALQQEFFQVPSRIRVTVRAQLVDLQLSTIVGMQHFEAVEPAPSENAYGGVVAANRAVAVLLDQITVWLRECVGHSPTCRRSM; encoded by the coding sequence ATGGGACGGTGTGAAGGGGCCATGATCTCTTATCGGATAGCGCATGTGAGCTGCGTGTTATTAGTACTGGCTACGGGTGGGTGCATTTCATTCCGTGGTGGATCTGAAGTGGCCCACACCTATCAATTGAATCTTGAAGGAGCGCAGAGGGTGATGCAGGCTGCCGACGGGAATGGCCCCGTCATTCACCTGAGCCCTCCTCAAGCCGAGCCTGGATTTGAAACCCCTCGAATGGTTTACCTCAAGCGACCCTACGAGTTGGAGTATTTCGCGACGAATCAATGGGCCGACACGCCGGCGAACATGGTTGCCCCCTTGTTGGCCCAGAGCTTGAGTCAGAGCGGGATCTTGCGTGATGTCGTTTTTTTGCCAAGCTCGGTGCCGGGTGATTATCGGCTGGATGTCTATGGATTGGCCCTGCAGCAAGAATTTTTTCAGGTGCCGAGTCGCATCAGAGTGACGGTGCGTGCTCAGTTGGTGGACCTTCAACTATCGACGATTGTGGGGATGCAGCACTTTGAAGCCGTAGAACCTGCACCAAGCGAGAATGCCTATGGTGGCGTGGTTGCAGCTAATCGGGCGGTTGCTGTGTTGCTCGATCAGATCACGGTGTGGCTCAGGGAATGTGTTGGACACTCGCCCACCTGCCGGCGATCAATGTGA
- a CDS encoding DsrE family protein, translating into MATFIISGSRGTDDPTMATLPFMAAKTAKEQGHDVVLWLWNEAVTLGRKGVADHVTGVNLTPLKDLLAAVQAAGVQIWVCGACAVARQVTVADLVAGASIKGMPDYIKAVAERDRNVMF; encoded by the coding sequence ATGGCAACATTCATTATTTCTGGTAGTCGAGGAACCGACGATCCCACCATGGCAACCCTGCCATTCATGGCTGCGAAGACGGCGAAAGAGCAAGGACATGATGTGGTGCTCTGGTTGTGGAATGAAGCGGTGACGTTGGGGCGGAAGGGTGTGGCGGATCATGTCACCGGTGTGAATTTGACGCCTCTGAAAGATTTGCTTGCCGCAGTTCAGGCGGCTGGTGTGCAGATCTGGGTCTGTGGAGCCTGTGCGGTGGCTCGTCAGGTCACTGTGGCGGATCTGGTGGCTGGTGCTTCTATCAAAGGTATGCCGGACTACATCAAGGCCGTGGCTGAGCGAGACCGAAACGTGATGTTCTGA
- a CDS encoding ABC transporter ATP-binding protein, whose translation MPSATDLKTPVIEVSHVATKFGQAVVHEDISLSIHRGEIFAIAGGNGCGKTTLLREIIGLIAPSAGTIRLFGLDSRRLEAGDGHPIHRRFGVMFQQGGLFSSLTLAENVAVPLREHTTLSESLIRDIVAAKIAMVELPPESAVKFPNELSGGMRRRAALARALVMDPELLFLDEPTAGLDPIIAAGFDELVLSLKRLLGLTVVMVTHDLDSLWQITNRVAVLGQGKVLGVGTMQELFQSDDGYIQEYFQGVRGRTAREQAVRNTQHA comes from the coding sequence ATGCCGTCGGCGACGGATCTCAAGACACCTGTAATCGAAGTCAGTCACGTTGCAACGAAGTTTGGGCAGGCGGTAGTGCACGAGGATATTAGCCTGTCCATTCATCGGGGAGAAATCTTCGCGATTGCCGGAGGCAACGGGTGCGGCAAGACCACGTTGTTGCGCGAGATCATTGGTCTCATCGCGCCGTCGGCCGGGACGATCCGATTGTTCGGGTTGGATAGTCGCCGATTGGAGGCGGGCGATGGCCATCCGATCCATCGTCGATTCGGCGTCATGTTTCAACAGGGGGGTCTCTTCAGTTCATTGACCCTGGCCGAGAATGTCGCCGTGCCGTTGCGTGAGCATACGACCCTCAGCGAGTCACTCATTCGTGATATTGTAGCTGCCAAAATCGCAATGGTGGAATTACCGCCGGAGAGTGCCGTGAAATTTCCGAACGAGCTCAGTGGCGGCATGCGAAGGCGTGCGGCGCTTGCACGAGCGCTTGTCATGGACCCTGAACTATTGTTCCTCGACGAACCGACGGCCGGCCTCGATCCGATCATCGCAGCGGGGTTCGATGAGCTGGTACTCTCGTTAAAGAGGCTTTTGGGGCTGACGGTGGTCATGGTGACGCACGATCTGGATTCGCTCTGGCAGATCACGAATCGGGTGGCAGTTCTGGGTCAGGGGAAGGTGCTGGGAGTCGGCACGATGCAGGAACTCTTTCAATCGGACGATGGATATATCCAGGAATACTTTCAAGGCGTCCGTGGGCGGACGGCACGCGAGCAGGCGGTACGGAACACGCAACACGCGTGA
- a CDS encoding OsmC family protein: MKLTATFHGGTRYDIVSGKHRIITDQPVEDGGQDAGMGPVELYVGSVASCVAYFVGQFCGRHGIAREGLAVEAEWTMVEGPHRVGSIDIAIHLPHRITADQRERLLKVAHGCTVHQSIAVAPNIAIKLNPHTHHKAEGL; encoded by the coding sequence ATGAAACTCACAGCGACCTTTCATGGTGGGACTCGATACGACATTGTGAGCGGGAAGCATCGAATCATCACCGACCAACCGGTCGAGGATGGAGGGCAGGATGCCGGCATGGGTCCGGTTGAACTCTATGTCGGGTCTGTTGCGAGCTGTGTTGCGTACTTTGTGGGACAATTCTGCGGGCGACACGGTATCGCCCGAGAGGGCTTGGCCGTCGAGGCGGAATGGACGATGGTGGAAGGACCGCATCGTGTTGGCAGTATCGACATTGCGATCCATCTTCCCCATCGCATCACGGCAGATCAACGGGAGCGACTGCTGAAGGTTGCGCACGGTTGTACCGTGCATCAGTCCATCGCCGTGGCACCGAACATTGCAATCAAACTTAATCCACATACCCATCACAAAGCCGAGGGATTATGA
- a CDS encoding YgaP family membrane protein: MTCNVGGIERPIRIGAGVVAIIVGLFAGLSTGVAGAALAVGGILLLTGAVGYCPLFALLGLNTCTPASSSKK, encoded by the coding sequence ATGACATGTAATGTTGGGGGAATCGAACGACCGATAAGGATTGGAGCCGGGGTGGTGGCGATCATCGTAGGCCTCTTTGCGGGGCTTTCGACCGGTGTGGCAGGGGCCGCACTTGCGGTGGGGGGGATTCTGCTACTGACTGGGGCGGTGGGGTATTGCCCGCTGTTCGCATTGCTGGGGCTTAATACGTGCACTCCTGCGTCCAGTTCGAAGAAGTGA
- a CDS encoding DsrE family protein: protein MMLGQPAWGAGDDVAPEGGQPHRVVLHLNSGDEKVQRGALNNIKNLYQEFSPETLRVELVVHGAGLPLLIKKGTLFAAELTELRHAYGVSYIACSNTMKTMKVTREDLIGEVGDTVPAMARLLERQEQGWVYIKP from the coding sequence ATGATGCTTGGGCAACCAGCGTGGGGAGCGGGCGATGATGTGGCGCCGGAAGGCGGTCAGCCGCATCGTGTCGTACTCCATCTGAATTCTGGTGATGAAAAAGTCCAACGTGGTGCGCTTAACAACATCAAGAATCTCTACCAGGAGTTTTCACCAGAGACTCTCAGGGTCGAGCTGGTCGTGCATGGGGCCGGACTTCCACTTCTCATCAAGAAGGGTACGCTGTTTGCCGCGGAACTGACCGAGCTACGGCACGCGTATGGTGTGAGCTACATCGCTTGTTCGAACACCATGAAGACAATGAAGGTGACACGAGAAGATTTGATCGGTGAAGTCGGCGACACCGTACCGGCGATGGCGAGATTGCTGGAGAGACAAGAGCAAGGGTGGGTCTATATCAAGCCGTGA
- a CDS encoding c-type cytochrome, whose amino-acid sequence MSRPVAVWVLLVYGLAGVISCAPPPRVTGSEEATGRPSTESSVDALFAPPSPETIPGDLRGEQIRLGYEMVVNTQVYGKLYVGNALNCTNCHLDGGLNPNAASFVGISALYPQYRERAGRQMTLADRINECFERSLNGKPLPPDSVKLTGIVAYIKWLSKNMPAGSTVPWRGIPRLTSTHQPDSINGKKVFEKKCVFCHGSDGQGTMAAPPVWGPRSYNIGAGMARVSVAAAFIKANMPRGWGWTVTDEEALDAAAYINTQPRPDFPDKIHDWPKGGKPADAPY is encoded by the coding sequence ATGAGCCGACCGGTCGCCGTCTGGGTCTTGCTGGTGTATGGGCTGGCTGGGGTGATCAGTTGTGCCCCGCCTCCACGGGTGACGGGGAGTGAGGAGGCGACTGGTCGTCCAAGTACAGAGTCGTCGGTCGACGCGTTGTTTGCCCCGCCGTCGCCAGAAACGATTCCCGGTGATTTGAGGGGTGAACAGATTCGACTGGGCTACGAGATGGTTGTCAATACGCAAGTGTATGGAAAGCTGTATGTCGGCAATGCGCTCAACTGCACGAATTGTCATTTGGACGGAGGGCTTAACCCGAATGCTGCGTCATTCGTCGGTATCAGTGCGCTCTACCCGCAGTATCGTGAGCGAGCCGGCCGTCAGATGACATTAGCCGATCGGATCAACGAGTGTTTCGAACGCAGTCTGAATGGGAAGCCTCTCCCGCCGGACAGTGTGAAGCTGACGGGCATCGTAGCCTACATCAAATGGCTGTCGAAAAACATGCCAGCCGGCAGTACGGTGCCGTGGCGAGGAATTCCGCGACTGACCTCGACTCATCAACCGGACTCTATCAACGGCAAGAAAGTCTTTGAGAAAAAATGTGTCTTCTGCCATGGCTCCGACGGACAAGGTACCATGGCGGCGCCGCCCGTGTGGGGACCGCGTTCGTACAATATTGGCGCAGGAATGGCGCGGGTCAGCGTGGCTGCTGCCTTTATCAAAGCGAACATGCCACGAGGCTGGGGCTGGACGGTGACGGACGAGGAAGCCCTCGACGCGGCGGCCTATATTAATACGCAACCTCGACCTGACTTTCCCGACAAGATTCATGATTGGCCGAAGGGGGGCAAACCGGCGGATGCACCCTATTGA
- a CDS encoding YeeE/YedE thiosulfate transporter family protein has product MANHEKAIVPILPWWAGGLAIGVVLSVAVALIQPIGVSTQYVVLDGVLLHAVLPEVADSSPYLSAASKGWTLATYEFLFVVGIPIGAFLAAMVTNRFSVSVVPSLWAQRFGPTPVKRLIWSFIGGFLLLFGARFGGGCTSGHMISGVSQLAVSSFAFSTALFSSAILTARWLYPEREEQ; this is encoded by the coding sequence ATGGCTAATCACGAGAAGGCGATTGTTCCAATTTTACCCTGGTGGGCAGGTGGTCTTGCAATCGGCGTGGTCTTGTCGGTGGCTGTGGCTCTCATCCAGCCGATCGGGGTATCCACGCAGTATGTGGTGTTGGATGGTGTGCTCTTGCATGCCGTGCTTCCTGAAGTGGCCGACAGCAGCCCGTATCTGAGTGCAGCCAGCAAAGGGTGGACCTTGGCCACGTATGAATTTCTTTTCGTTGTAGGGATTCCCATTGGAGCTTTTCTGGCAGCGATGGTCACAAACCGGTTCAGCGTGAGCGTCGTTCCTTCCCTCTGGGCACAGCGCTTCGGACCGACTCCGGTGAAGCGTCTGATCTGGTCATTTATCGGAGGGTTCCTCTTGCTATTCGGTGCCCGCTTCGGGGGAGGTTGTACCTCCGGCCATATGATCAGCGGGGTGTCGCAGTTGGCCGTGAGCTCGTTCGCATTCTCCACGGCCCTTTTTTCGAGCGCGATCCTGACGGCTCGGTGGCTCTACCCTGAACGAGAAGAGCAATGA
- a CDS encoding MlaD family protein — protein sequence MEPKVNYVIVGSFVALLGAAILAGILWLGKTDYRGSYDRYEAHMKESVAGLSVDSTVKYRGVDVGRVKAITLNPDNPEQVLLTLDIVHGTPVKTDTIAVLETQGLTGLATINLTGGSREAPALQAQDGQAYPVIKTGPSLFVRLDEAVSRMLSEEGVARLLVDLDAAAKGVAKALDEENRDQLKRTIKDLSDVARTITAHKAQIEQSLNGAAKSADNLATLTASMNEQVPALLAGINRSVAKLDAATEELARTSKTVGTVVTEAKPELQQFTKRTLPEAGQLVTELRQLTGTLTRVARELEREPSSLVFGRKTPSRGPGE from the coding sequence ATGGAACCAAAGGTCAACTACGTTATTGTCGGCTCATTTGTCGCCCTGTTGGGAGCCGCGATTCTTGCCGGGATATTATGGTTAGGAAAGACCGATTACCGAGGCTCGTACGATCGATACGAGGCTCATATGAAGGAGTCGGTCGCAGGATTGAGTGTCGATTCCACCGTCAAGTATCGTGGGGTCGATGTGGGACGGGTCAAAGCCATTACGTTGAATCCCGACAATCCAGAGCAAGTGCTGCTGACGTTGGATATCGTGCACGGGACACCGGTGAAGACCGATACGATTGCCGTGCTCGAAACACAGGGACTGACTGGTCTCGCGACGATCAATTTGACCGGCGGAAGTCGGGAGGCGCCTGCGCTACAAGCACAAGATGGACAAGCCTATCCGGTCATCAAGACGGGCCCTTCCCTCTTCGTTCGCCTGGATGAAGCGGTGTCCCGCATGCTCTCAGAAGAAGGCGTGGCCAGACTGTTGGTCGATCTTGATGCAGCCGCAAAAGGCGTGGCCAAGGCCCTCGATGAAGAGAATCGCGACCAGCTCAAGCGGACGATCAAAGATCTTTCGGATGTCGCCCGGACCATTACGGCGCATAAGGCTCAGATCGAGCAAAGTTTGAATGGAGCAGCAAAGAGCGCCGACAACCTTGCCACACTCACGGCATCGATGAATGAGCAGGTCCCTGCGTTGCTGGCCGGAATCAACAGGAGCGTCGCCAAGCTTGATGCGGCGACGGAGGAGCTGGCACGAACGAGTAAGACCGTAGGAACTGTGGTGACGGAAGCCAAACCAGAGTTGCAGCAATTTACCAAACGCACTCTTCCGGAAGCCGGACAATTGGTGACGGAGCTTCGGCAGCTGACCGGTACGTTGACGCGCGTGGCACGGGAGTTGGAACGGGAGCCGAGTTCATTGGTGTTTGGACGAAAGACTCCATCGCGGGGGCCGGGAGAGTGA
- a CDS encoding 4'-phosphopantetheinyl transferase family protein, with protein MLISFRSIDHLTDTQLKNSITLEPHAVHLWGIELEGSQQCIERCLGWLDETERQRAARFVREQDRQHYVLAHGGLRGILSRYLEVSPCEVSLGRTEAGKPFVTRDARKHSAMTFNLSHAHNRALIAVSKAQEIGVDLEWVRSKVDVLNLSERYFAPSEHEVIMQTTEAQRTIIFFRYWVVKEAVLKAQGIGLRGLSDCEVILDQDEGMKDVRIHLGSQFTGPLRVRLLSCGEGWEAAVAAQDLNVLTQGW; from the coding sequence GTGCTGATCTCCTTCCGGTCGATAGATCATCTCACAGACACGCAACTCAAGAATTCCATCACCCTTGAGCCACATGCCGTTCATTTATGGGGAATTGAACTGGAAGGGTCGCAGCAGTGTATTGAGCGATGCTTGGGGTGGTTAGATGAAACAGAGCGTCAGCGCGCAGCCCGGTTTGTTCGTGAGCAAGACCGGCAGCACTATGTGCTGGCTCATGGAGGCCTCAGGGGAATACTGAGCCGATACCTTGAAGTCAGCCCCTGTGAGGTTTCACTGGGACGTACAGAAGCAGGCAAGCCCTTTGTGACGAGAGACGCACGGAAACATTCCGCGATGACTTTTAATTTATCTCATGCCCATAACCGGGCGCTCATTGCGGTCTCGAAGGCCCAGGAAATCGGGGTCGACCTCGAATGGGTTCGTTCGAAAGTCGATGTCCTGAATCTATCCGAACGCTACTTTGCCCCTTCTGAACATGAAGTGATTATGCAAACAACCGAAGCGCAGCGCACCATAATATTTTTCCGCTATTGGGTTGTGAAAGAAGCGGTGCTGAAGGCGCAAGGTATCGGTCTCCGCGGGCTGTCCGACTGCGAGGTCATTCTTGACCAAGATGAAGGCATGAAAGATGTTCGGATCCACTTGGGCTCACAGTTCACAGGGCCGCTTCGCGTACGCCTTCTCTCTTGTGGGGAAGGATGGGAAGCCGCAGTCGCCGCGCAGGACTTAAATGTCCTGACGCAGGGCTGGTAG
- a CDS encoding VIT1/CCC1 transporter family protein, whose product MKTAWKTGISFGLTSGVITTLGLMVGLHSGTHSRAIVIGGILTIAIADAMSDALGIHVSEESKNSGPTSLIWEATLATFAAKFLVSLTFVVPVIFGPLEHAIVMSIVWGLFLLTVLSFFVARAQGIAPWKVIGEHLFIALCVIALTHVTGEWVNKMVGAE is encoded by the coding sequence ATGAAGACGGCGTGGAAAACGGGGATCAGTTTTGGCCTCACGTCAGGGGTTATTACCACCCTTGGGTTGATGGTTGGACTGCATTCCGGCACGCATTCCCGTGCGATCGTGATCGGTGGCATTCTGACGATCGCCATCGCCGATGCCATGTCGGATGCGCTCGGCATCCATGTGTCCGAAGAGTCCAAGAACAGCGGTCCGACCAGCCTGATCTGGGAGGCGACGCTCGCCACCTTCGCTGCGAAGTTCTTGGTTTCCCTGACGTTTGTCGTTCCCGTCATCTTCGGTCCGCTCGAGCACGCGATTGTCATGAGCATCGTGTGGGGGCTATTCTTACTCACCGTGCTCAGCTTTTTCGTCGCTCGAGCACAAGGGATTGCTCCGTGGAAGGTCATCGGTGAACATCTGTTCATTGCTCTGTGCGTCATTGCGTTGACACACGTGACCGGTGAGTGGGTGAACAAGATGGTAGGAGCGGAATAA
- a CDS encoding OsmC family protein — protein sequence MESKSKVYLYQTSVKWTAQRKGMISCTGKPDVQVATPPEFKGHENIWSPEDLFVASANVCLMTTFLAVAERAGLAFSSYESTAEGRLEIVEGKFQFTAITIRPSITLTSGGDAAKAKELIEKAEHNCLISNSMKAKVTLEPTIC from the coding sequence ATGGAATCCAAGAGCAAAGTCTATCTGTATCAGACCTCAGTGAAGTGGACAGCACAACGCAAGGGCATGATCTCCTGCACAGGGAAACCCGATGTGCAGGTGGCAACCCCACCGGAGTTCAAAGGGCATGAGAACATCTGGTCTCCCGAAGACCTCTTCGTGGCGTCCGCCAACGTCTGTTTGATGACGACGTTTCTCGCCGTCGCGGAACGAGCGGGTCTTGCCTTTTCCTCGTATGAGAGTACGGCGGAAGGACGGCTGGAGATCGTGGAGGGAAAATTTCAATTCACAGCGATTACCATCCGGCCTTCAATCACGTTGACGTCCGGCGGTGATGCAGCCAAAGCGAAGGAACTCATTGAAAAGGCAGAGCATAATTGTCTGATTTCCAACTCGATGAAAGCCAAGGTCACACTGGAACCTACGATCTGTTGA
- a CDS encoding c-type cytochrome: MATAVTLAAGLLVLFQDPSLASDQSHAKDLLQQTCVQCHRLEGTADSRFNLRAPDLIWAGSKYQRSWLIRWLTGKEAPLYVKGYRWDLTDVSAKHPVVTEGEASAIADYFAEHNKDPRVTVGAFDLSKVTKFDVAFGGVAYKAHACLGCHTIEENGKLIGGQQSAALQKSGQRYDKDWLFRFGLNPQDFVPHSGEFLADATEPQLRAVIGYLMVQGAPDFQYYEPWTSPEFSQADAGRGKVLYKEYCAQCHGLTGKGDGPAASGLEPKPAIHANMPFDKLPMEYLYTVINHGGVAVGKSPNMPYWGLTIGQQGVADVIAYLKVTFKGIPEVPAAAGGQSGACVQSRKTAKAPDTFLTKTNPLSSSAGAIKAGKELFLKTAQPVACVMCHGEQGDGKGLMGAALMPPPRNFTCGAMMRDISDGQLFWIIKNGSPGTGMMSFASLPDEQVWQLIHYIRSLAK; encoded by the coding sequence ATGGCGACGGCAGTGACACTGGCAGCGGGACTGCTGGTCCTATTTCAAGATCCTTCTCTTGCGAGTGATCAATCTCACGCCAAGGATCTCCTCCAACAGACTTGTGTGCAGTGTCACCGGTTAGAAGGAACAGCCGATTCTCGGTTCAACCTCCGGGCCCCGGACTTGATCTGGGCCGGCAGCAAATACCAGCGGTCCTGGCTTATTCGCTGGCTGACCGGAAAAGAGGCGCCGCTCTATGTCAAAGGCTATCGATGGGACCTGACAGATGTTTCGGCGAAACACCCGGTTGTCACTGAGGGAGAGGCCAGCGCGATCGCCGATTACTTCGCCGAACACAACAAGGATCCGCGCGTCACAGTCGGAGCCTTCGATCTGTCAAAGGTGACCAAGTTCGACGTGGCGTTCGGAGGGGTGGCATATAAGGCCCATGCGTGCCTTGGCTGCCATACGATCGAAGAGAACGGCAAACTGATCGGAGGGCAGCAGAGTGCGGCGCTGCAGAAATCCGGTCAGCGATACGACAAGGACTGGCTGTTTCGCTTTGGCCTCAACCCGCAAGACTTTGTGCCGCACAGCGGCGAGTTTCTCGCAGACGCAACGGAGCCACAGCTTCGCGCGGTGATCGGCTATCTGATGGTTCAGGGGGCCCCGGACTTTCAGTATTACGAGCCCTGGACGAGCCCCGAGTTCAGTCAGGCCGACGCCGGGCGCGGCAAAGTGCTCTATAAGGAATACTGCGCCCAATGTCATGGATTGACCGGCAAGGGTGACGGACCTGCCGCATCGGGACTGGAACCTAAGCCCGCCATTCATGCCAACATGCCCTTCGATAAGCTTCCGATGGAATATCTCTATACCGTCATCAACCATGGCGGAGTGGCCGTCGGGAAATCGCCCAATATGCCCTACTGGGGGCTCACGATCGGCCAGCAGGGGGTTGCGGACGTGATCGCCTACTTGAAGGTAACATTCAAGGGAATTCCGGAGGTGCCGGCAGCGGCAGGAGGGCAGAGCGGTGCCTGTGTGCAGTCACGCAAGACGGCTAAGGCACCGGACACATTCTTGACCAAGACCAATCCGCTCTCGTCATCGGCAGGGGCCATCAAAGCGGGGAAAGAACTGTTTCTCAAAACGGCGCAGCCCGTTGCCTGTGTGATGTGTCATGGAGAGCAAGGCGATGGCAAAGGACTCATGGGAGCAGCCTTGATGCCACCACCAAGAAACTTTACGTGCGGAGCGATGATGCGGGATATTTCGGATGGTCAATTATTCTGGATCATCAAGAATGGCTCACCGGGAACCGGAATGATGTCGTTTGCTTCGCTGCCAGACGAGCAGGTGTGGCAGTTGATTCACTACATCAGGAGTCTGGCGAAGTGA